The Labeo rohita strain BAU-BD-2019 chromosome 14, IGBB_LRoh.1.0, whole genome shotgun sequence genomic interval ATCTACAGAAACTCCTAAGCCCTGCCAGGGAGCAAAAGAGGGTACCTGGTCCGCAACCTCACCAACGAACATTACAAGAAGAAGACCACAAAGCTGGTAAAAACCCAGTGGAACAGAAACTCTGTGCTCAGATTTCCTACGGAAAAAAGGCATGTTTTCTACTGCCGTCTCCACTGCAGacataaaagcaaacaaactgAAGGGTTATGCAAACATCTCAGTCATACTGAGCTTGTTCGAAATTATGAACACACCTAGATGGTCGACGTGTGAAATGCGGCACGCTGTGGTGTCACTTCGCCTTAATGAAAGGGAAACAGGAGTTTGTTTGGTTTAGAAACCTGACAACCCTCATCCTTCCAAGATTTGTTGACTTTCCATGAATCAAACTCAGTTTTTCACCTTTATAGCCGGTGTGAAGTCTTGAAGTATGTGTGCATGTTTTATGAGCTCACAGAGTGCTATATATGTTATGGAAgttctgaaggtttttttttttcttttggataTGCAAGCTACATttataaaatggtattaaaatGACAAACCTAGGGATAATTCTGAAACCGCTGTTAAGGTGCCAATGAAAATGTATGCTTGATGGTTGCAATGATCATGAGCCCGACATGAACAAAAGAGCTATGTGTAGAGTGACCATACTTGAGGGGCTTAGTGAAGGGTATGAGCCATAGTAATTAAGCTGTTAGCCCAGCAATGAGCCATTTTCCTTTGCCCGAACTGGAACCTCTCCTGTAGGAGTGTTAAACTGTGTACATTCTCAGATCAAACCACCCCGCCGACAGCTTCAAAGAGCTGACAGGCCTGAAAATGCCAGTCATGTGGTGAACGGATGAGCAGGGTCTGTAACTAGAGCAGAAGGGTCACAGATTTCCAGCCATAGTTTTCACTCTTCACCACGCGTGACTTTAGATGTTTGACTTAAATTTTGAATGTATCTTCTCTGATTAGAAGGTTcagtatttcacaataaatgCTGAGTTGTGACTGAAGATCTTAATGAATTGCATCAGATGCACAAATGAATCATAAACCAAgcataaaccttttttttttttttgtagttgtccattgaaaatacttttatttcctTTTAGCTAATGTCTGTGAATTTGTGAATTTGAATATTTGTAAACTGTGATAATATCTGAGTCACTTTTAGGCCCAAAACATACTCTATAAATTTGAATATGAATTCTgcatattgctgtttttttgaaATGTCGACAGTTTGAAAAGAATATTTTTGGCTTGTATAAACAAGCAATAAAGCTAGTAAATGTGAATAATGACAGAGACATCTTAAGGACACTCTATCACCCCCTTGAGTCCTGAGGTTTGTTACCACCCTTGTGGTACACAAGAGCGCAGTATATCTAGCAACAGCACTTTTGTGTCTTGAGTAAACCATGTTTCTGGCCTAATTCTGACACTCTCAAGCCTTGAAATGCAGTGTTGGTATTTGAAGACTTTCAGCTACAGTATCATGTTTGCTCACTAGTCAGCTGATCAGGCGACACTTGTTCATTTTGGTTTAGGCGGTGAAGGATTGCAGTTATTTGGCTTAAGAATTATAGTAATGCAATTGAACACAAATATGTGTAGCAATCTCAGAGTTGATTCTCATATTCATTGGAGGAGCATGTGGTTATTttgatatgtaaatatttcattcTTCCTCTCTCTTACTCTCTGTAGATGACTCCAGTGCTGGGAGGGAAGGTGCCAGACCAGCTGGTGAAACCGAGTACTCCACTGACCTGACGGGAAAACTGGGTAAGGTGCTACAGTCCTCTGATCCCCTTTGATCTCCTTCATTCCTGGTATTTATAATTGCTGCCCAGAAAGTCACTGCAAATATGCACGACAGCTGCCAAGATGTTTCATAAGCTGCTTTTCATTAAATGCAACTTTTAGTTTTACATTGTATTAGAATGTATTTAGAATTAgaacatacacatatatatgtatgtatttaatatattgtatattatagtatattagcGGTGAAATTTTGTTGTAGTAGTATAGTAGTGGTAACATTTGTTGTAGCATAGCTGTGCTGCCATTTTGTCATagacaagtcaagtcacctttatttatataatgcttttaacaatacagattgtgtcaaagcagcttaacagtattaaggaaaatagtgtgtcaataacgCAAAAGGACAACAGTTACCattcaattttcagttaaaggcagttcatcattgaattcagtgatgtcatcatccagctcagtttagtttaaatagtatctgtgcaatcaagtcGACGATATCGCTGGAAAtcaagtgtccccaactaagcaagccagaagcgacagcggcaaggaaccaaaactccatctgtgacagaaatggagaaaaaaaccttgggagaaaccaggctcagtggCCAGACGAACCACCAGTTTGTTCCAGGctgcagcaaagtcagattgtgcAGAGGACTTATCTGGTCTTGTGCCAATGGCCGTCTAAGTGACGAGGTCTGAGGTCTAGGTGATAcagtctccgctgacattcagggctgtagaggtcatctctaggtgcagatccaccatctgatctggatacaggCTGGATCTGGGTGGCTACAGTGACCTTGGAATAAgaacaaaacagacaaatattagcgtagatgccattcttcttacaaTGTAACAAGTACATccggtgttatgggaagtgttcacAGTTCTGGCTGATCtgattaatgcagcctaacaattttttaacggatttgaattatagaaagtgttagtgtgttatgtgtaagccaggttaaagggatgggtctttaatctagctttaaactgacagagtgtgtctgcctccCGAACAATGTTCCAGAGTTTGgcactaaataagaaaatgatctgctgccagcagttgattttgatattctaggtattaccAAAATGCCAGAGTTTTAAGAACACAACAGACGTGAAAGACTATAATGTAATAAGAGCTCACTCATGTACTGAGatgctaaaccattcagggctttataagtaactagaaagattttaaaatctatacagtGTTTAATAGGGACCCAGTGCATTGTTGACAGAACCGGactaatatggtcatacttcctggttctagtaagaactctagctgctgcattttggaccagctggagtttgtttattaagcatgCAGAACAACCatccaataaagcattacaataatctaacttTGAGGTCATGAATGCAATAATTAACGTTTCTGCATTTGCCActtgcactctctgctacctgcaacgtcacttgcaatccacacaatcACTTGCCTATcgagacaagacgctgtggtggttaaatgattaaaactaatttaatacccgcaaatccgtggccacagaacagctgAATATGAACGCAATGCGCAAGGTCTCTAGTTAAGCGGTTTCCTCctgtagaaaaccattaacacttaacATGGCTTAATGTATTTAGACAGAATAAGTGCcattaaaaaatcaattttgatatatagtttattaatttaatgtacttcaagGCAAGCATATGGCCATGAATACAATGcgcaaactttcacttttataccTACTTGCTCAACAAACgcttaatgtggcaaaacggactaagatgataaagaccaaaTTCAGTATAAAACTTACTGTCGACAAACTATGTACCAGCAGATACAGAACGCGCAATAAGAAATGCATCaagtgatattaaaaggaccaactcCGTATAGGCAAGCAGACGTGCCCAGAACGCAATGTGTTAAATAGACGTTTTCCTCCCGAggaaaatcaatataaattaaGCACATAATGTAGCATAATGGACAAAGACAAAAGTCTATATgggaaaatgtgaataaatgcactgTTGTGTTTATTCTGGGCTCACCTGCTTGtctgtagttgttttaataatgaagagGAGCATATTGAGTTTAGTCTATCATCTTTGTCcgttatgccacattatgccacgttttgcggaggaaaacactatatacatatagattatattaaaaaactgtatatcgaatttgatcttttaatagcattttaatacattaagccatattaagtgttaataGTTTTCTACAGGAGAAAAACGCTTAACGAGAAACTTTGCgcattgcgttcatattctgctgttctgtggtcACGGATTTGCAGGTCTTgtctttatctcctacagatgacttcaGGACCttctattaaattagttttaatcgtttaaccaccacagcgtcttgtctccattggcaacacgcacgatttgtgtggattgcaagtgacgttGCGGGTAGCTGAGAGTGCAAGTGGCGATTGCAAGTGACATTgcaatttagtttattttttgtgtgtgtgtgttcaccacctggctactgttgtaaaatgttgagatattcaataaataaataagtaaataaaatacaaattaaaaaagactTCTGGAAGTGCAGCTGTCTGAGAGTGCAAGTCTGAGAGTGCACATCTGAAAATGCAattgcatgtctgcagccagaccctattgaATTCTTATAGTATAGAAGCATAACAAGATGACATTTATCGCAACATAGTAGCAATGCCGTTTTGTTGTAGTACAGTACTGGTGATATTTTGTTGTAGCATAATGGTGCTGCCATTTTGATGTAGTGTAGTAGTGGTGGCATTTGTTGTAGCCTAGCAGTGCTgtcgttttgtttttgtacactAGCAGCGACATACGTTGTAGCATAACAGTGCTGTCATTTTGCTTTAGTTACTGTGCCATTATTTGTAACATAGCAGCACTACTGTTTTGATATACTACTCAGTAGTAAAATATAGTACTCAGCGTTGTAGTCTTAGTTTGACAGCATGCTGTGTGCTGAATGAGTTGGTGATCCACGTTTGATATGTGGGTCTATGGAAAAACATGTGGCCAGTTGAATGGAAAGTCTGTCACAGAGGGTTTGGACAGCATGTACAGTTCGTCACCCCTGTATTTCCCCATCAAACCCCTGTCTCTGGCACACATGTGGCTGAATCTTCCCAGATACTGACAGGTAGCCCTGTGGTCTGGGATTGGACGGTCCCCACACTATTTCCTGTGGCTCTTTACTCCCTGGAGTCACAAACTCCTACCTCTGGAGCCCAGTGTTTGCCTTGGTAATTGCGTTTGACAAGCCAAAGAGCAGGCTATTTATGTGAAGTGTGAGGGGGGAAGCATTCCATTCCCCTCTGACAGCTGCCATCTGATTTGATATCGATGCACCGCTAAACTCGGCGGTGTTCGAAGAGGGCTTGACCTGCTTGTTTTTGTACTGTGTAATATAGCAGTTGTGACGGCTGCTAGTGGAAGATGCTTAGTTCACTATTGTATTTGCTTTTGTGGTGTTTGTTCAGTCTGCTGTGAGCAGTAACAGTCAGCAGGGAACTATAGAATGAAACTGCAGAGGAGCTGCTGTTTGCTTTGTCTGATTGCTTTCATGGTGTGGTGCTTTGCTCAGTAAATTTGCCCATACAAGAACTCCATGTCCACtcttttatgctttattttctttgtaatgCTAGTGGTGGTGTGTAAATTCTGACAATGAATCAGTTGTCCATCTTTctccctttatttatttaggctcTTGAAAGCAGTAATcatgatcattttattttaagtttagtttcagacttaaaaattaaatttaaattagtcTAATGTCAtacaagttttattttactaatagacCAATATTTCACTCCAAAGTCAGATGTAAATGGAGAAAACTGAGCCTGGTTTGAGGATgttaaaatgtatcatggtttccacgttttttttttaaaatgtgatgctATTCTCATTACAGTGATGTCAAGTCACCTCTGCTTCTGTAGTGTAAATTATTCTTTGACACAGACATGCTTTTCACATTCACATCTAAATGCCTAACTGTAAACCTGAGAAAACTGTTCTAATCAGGTTCTAAGTTACTGTATTTCACcttctttttcattttgtttttctttgtagtGCGGCCCCGCTTCACGCAGCCAGCCAAAATGAGAAAGCGTGTGATCGCCCGGCCAGTGGGGAGCTCAGTAAGGCTCAAGTGCACCGCAAGCGGCAACCCCAGACCTGACATCGTCTGGATGAAAGACAGCAGGCCTCTGACGCCTGAGGAAGTGGGTGAGGGGCGAAAGAAGAAGTGGACTCTCAGCTTGAAGAATCTTACACCTGAACACAGCGGCAAGTACACTTGTCATGTGTCCAACCGTGCTGGGGAGATCAACGCCACCTATAAAGTGGAAGTCATCCGTGAGTCAACAACCTCATTTCTTTGATGTGTTCCTGGAATGCGATTGAGCTTTTGATGACTCACTTATATAGTGTAGACTGAAAGAATGAACATGCAGCAACAGTTTAACATTATTTCTCTCATTGCTGGATGCTGTTCAAGGGGGATTAACAGCTGTCTGGCATCCTGTCAGAGTTTAAGACCCAATCATTCCTAACAAACAACTTTGGCATTCTTTATTAGCAGCACTAACACACTGCAGCACTAAGCCAAACTGGCttattattatgtattcatgataataaattgatattttaattCTATATTATTCTTACAATTGTGATATATTgtctgtattacattttttatggtttGCTAAAGATGACATGTAACAGTGTTAATAAATTGTCTAATAAATAGCTTGCTATGccaattcattttatttaatttattttgctgCTCCAGGTTTTTATTGCTGCTCCAAATTAATTTACTGCCTTTGCAGTaatttattatagtaattaattGCAGTTTGCAATTACATCCAAACATGGAGAAGTTCATTAATCTTGCTCTCAGTAGAGTCATATGTGACATTTTTTCCTTACTCAAAATAGCCTAAAACTATTTTAGgacagaaaatagaaaaaaaaattataaacccGTAATTGTGTTAAATGCTGATTAGTAAATAAAGTTGTCCTTATTTTATTACAGAGCGCACAAATTCCAAGCCCATCTTGACAGGCACTCATCCAGTAAACACTACAGTAGACTACGGTGGCACCACATCTTTCCAATGTAAAGTACGCAGTGATGTCAAGCCGGTTATTCAGTGGCTAAAGAGGGTCGAACCAGGCGGTGAGAGCAAATACAACTCCACCATTGAGGTCGGAGACCATCGTTTCGTTGTGTTGCCCACGGGTGAAGTGTGGTCACGACCAGACGGCTCCTATTTGAACAAGCTACTTATCACTCGAGCCAAGGAGGAGGACGCTGGCATGTACATCTGCCTTGGGGCCAATACCATGGGCTACAGCTTCCGCAGTGCCTTCCTTACTGTTCTACCCGGTCAGTATTATTCTCTGTGACATtttagtagcattttaatttttcctttAAGTTCACTTATAATAGGCTATTTAGTCAAGGTTTCTTGCTCCAAAACAATCTTAACTTTCATGCCGATTTTACTACTGCTGCTACAGTGGCGAAAAAGCATGAACAAACATACTatgatttaaaagtttggggttgtggggtttttttcatgttttgaaaaaaagtctcaccaaagctgcatttaatctaaaatacagtaatactgcaaaatatcattacaatttagggtaactgttttctatttgaatatattttaaaatgtaatttattctgcattctgatatgctgatttggtgctaaggaagcaattattattatatcaatgttgaaaccatgatacttttttttcaggatttttgaactaaataagttcaaaagaacagcattcatttgaaatagaattatatgtctttactgtcacttttgatatatttaatgcACACTGCTGTGTACACTTTTCTTAAAGTACACTTTTCTGATATTATTATGATATGATAActgttagttttattattagcaatagtatagtaatattaagattaattaatattatataatattattaatattatttttcaatatattatTGGAaagatatttcatttatttcgattagggctgcccttgactaaagatttttctagtcgactagtagtcgttcattttaagcattagtcgactattagtcgcatgtttattaataaaccatttaaatcataataatgagtctttaattgcctacatagcctaataagtgctcaagcgcacacacaaaaacaaacttgccacagcgcaccagcagatataataattatgaatgtgtcagggaaaaacagcaagcaaCTACATTAATGTTTAAggtataatttattgataaactagtgctttctttgttttcggcttaggAGATGAAGTCGGCGAAACTGACTCGCTATCTCCATGGTAGTGGatgtgcctgtatgcatgtttcatacagattacataatctaagaatatttgttttttatttgaattggttcaaaataaaagtagacatttcactctctatcggtatattttttatttgaagttttgaagtttcacgctcaagttcacagagaccgagatggcaaaaagcgcatcctgtttgctttaattattttacaaaagcgcaacatttCGTTATTATTCTGAGTGCATACAAATAACCATAGAGCCTTtccagattcgaaagatgtattacttttatctgtatgaccaaaaattgcCACGTAGACCAGCCATTAACAATCTTTCTATCACGGACTGtgtgactttgccacttcctgtggaattgtttttttctgcgactaagtgACTAATAAGATTTTGGTTGACCAAGTCTCTTCTCTAACGGTTAGTTAACTATTAGGGGGAGGCCTAATTTTGATTcaacattaatttgattaaaaattgtaatgttagATATAACTACAAATTTTCAATTGATTTACAGTCTTGATGCACATTATGTAAATGATTTGTGCTATAATTGTCTAACCTTTGCATACTGATGTAGTTCACACTTCTGCAGGGTAAATAAAGTGATTAATACTGGATCAGCATGCATATGTGGGCAATTGTGTTGATGTGCTCATGGTCATGATGTCATACAGTACTATGACGATTTCTGAGTTGTTTTAGGTTTGTTTCTAGCTTTAAAGTCTCATCTGATACTCTTCCTCATTATAAAGAAATTCAACCttgacaaaaatgtgtcactgatcattctaaatgtcagttttgttgtttgttatattgtgtttttttctctcttttttcatCCAGATCCAAAGCCGCCATTCTCCCCAATCCCATCTGTTCTGCCTCCCAGCCTTCCCTGGCCTGTGATCATTGGCATCCCCGCAGGCGTGGTCTTCATTCTGGGAACCGTCTTGCTCTGGTTCTGCCAGTCCAGGAAGCACTGTTCCTCAGGAGCCATAATTTCAGCCCAGACCTTACCCAACGGCCACCGGCAGCCACCCAGAGACCGGGCGCTCGCGGCTGCTGATAAAGACTGCATCGGCTCCGTCACCTATGAGGAGTATTTGGctcagcaacaacaacaacagcttcTGCTGGCCCAAGCTGCTCCTAAAGTCTACCCAAAGATTTACTCAGACATTCACACACATACCCACTCGCACGTGGACGGCAAAATTCACCAGCACCAACACATCCACTACCAGTGTTAGCCTTCATACTGGTACACTGGTTCCTTCTTCACATATCTCTTCAGTCTCTGACCCAACATTATGTCGCCAAAATAGGGCAGCGTGTTGGCCGGAATGGGCAAGGGCTTCctcaaacaaacatttctgcTCAAAACCTAGAGAATGGAAAGACAATTGAGCCACGTTGTTGCAGTCTAACCAGTCCCTCGCTCTGAATACCACAAGCATAATGACATAATGAACAGTGGGGTGGAAAAAGGCAAGGCTAACGAACAAATGATGATATTTGAGTCTGTTTTGAAATGgagaaatgtttttacagaaacACTGCTGGCAGAGCAAACACTTTTGCAGATTTGTTTGGGACAAAAGACACATGCATTGTCTCTTCAATCTGTGTTCAAACTGCGATTCAGCCGCAAACTGATGCTATGATAtttgaatacaatttttttcataAGCCCATTGACTAATCTTGTGGATGGGGCCAAAAGGATTTTTGGATTAGCACCAAATCTCAGTGAAACGTTCGTTTGCATGCATAAGAAAATTGTTTGCAGATATTGAGAGATCCAGTTACAGTTTATTTCCTGTAACATTTTATATCTTTTAAGGCCGATTGAATGCATGAGAGCGTATGTTCATGTTGTTTTGCAGGTATGGTCCACCTTGTTTCAACTTTAAGAAATGGTGTAGGTTCAATCTAGTTTTCTATATAACTGTATCTTTTATGGAAAAAGAGAATACCTTTGAGCTCTGGTTCTATCGTAACTGAAGATATGATGAGATTTTGGCAAGGATTCCTTGTGTTttcattaacttttattttcaggGTCTGCTCTGAATAACCTGAGGTACCGCAATCCCATAGTTCCTCTAtggccttgtttttttttgtttatgtgaaAGGGGAGGTGTATTTTCATACGTTTGACCACTATAATGAAGACTGTGTAAAATGCCTTTGACTGCTCATATAATGGCTCCCCTTTAATATTTACAGAAGTGAGTCAGagttttaaatacaaacattagACTGAAACTCATTGTCCGTGCATGTGTTTACCGTGATGTTCACGGTAAAAGTCAATGCTGAAAGGACTGCTGGAATACAGGAATGCACTTAACTCAGACATCTGCTAGCTacttcagaaaacaaaatttaattcattGCCCCTGTAATTATAAGAAAGTCAGACAAAAGAGGAAAACTTTAGCGATTCTAAAatagttaatttatttgtaagCAATGTTTTGATGCTTGGAATTGGGCATTATCTAGATGTTTTAAACCAAATATGAGTATACATAGCATTGTCTTCCCTTAGCTGCAGTGTAAGCTATGTAGCATATATcaagtgttaaatatttatatgtgctgttgaaaaaaaagcaataacacAACGGTCCTAATTAGTTATCTCTGTATGGACAATCTTGTACAGTCTGGCCtgtttatatgttaaaaaatatatgtttgacacattgaaacattaaaatcattttataattatcATAAAATGATAAAGCTCTTGTTCACCAGGTATGAAAATGTGTTGAGTGTGTCATTTTTTGTGTTATGTAAATATCTGCTGTTGCAAATGTAACGACCTACATCTTTATTTGGAATACCATTAAATTTGTCTAATTTCATACCTATTGCTTGaagtaacaaaatattattagaatctTAAAAAGAACTTATTTTTGGTCTACACCTATTTTTCTAACAACTATACTAAATTACACTGATCAGTGTGACCTGTTAAATTGACTGCCACAACATTAAAACCACAAGCCTAATATTGTGTAGGTTCCCCCTCATACTCCCAAAACAGCTCTGCATTGAGGCACGGACTCCACAAGACCTTTGAACGTGTCTGATTCATTCATCTGTGGACATTAGCAGCAGATCCTTTAAGTCCTGCAAGTTGTAAGGTGGGGTCTCCGTGGATCAAATTTGTTGGTCCAACACATCCCATAGACACTCAATCAGACTCCAGGAGTTTGGAGGCCAAGGCAACACCTCATACCATTCCTGAACAAGTTTTGCAGTGTGGCAGGGTTTATTTTCCACTAAAAGAGGCCACTGCAGGAAACACCATTGCCATTAAGGGGTGTACAGGGTCTGTACCAATATTTAGGTGGTATGTGTCGAAGTAACATCAACATGAATACCTGGATCCAAGGTTTCCCAGCAGAACATTGCCCAGAGTGTAACACAGCCTGCCTTCTTCCCATAGTGCATCCAGCTGTCATTTCTTCCCCAGACAAATAACACACGTACGCGTCTCAACAGTTGCACCTAAACCTACTGCATAAACAAAtccattgttaaaataaactattacaccgttttatagtaaaatactcaaataaataaataaataaagtatacatGTTACACTTCAATAATGTAACTATGTACACCGATGTTTGGGGTCAAGCAAAAGTCTCACtacggctgcatttatttgatcgaaaacatattgtaatattacagtgcagtaatactgtgaaataccATTACTATTAAAACAACTGTTCTCtactcaaaaatattttcaaatgtaatttattactgtgagggcaaagctgaattttcagcagccattacttcagtcttcaatgCCACATGATTCtgtagaaatcattctaatataatgatttggtgctcaataagcatttcttattattattaatgctaaaaaaatattgtgatgcttaatatttttgtgaaaaatgtgatatgtgtaatattataaatgtctttaatcacttttgatcagttaaaTGCATTCTTACTGATTAAAGTAgcctataaaaaataaaaaaaaacctctgaccccaaatttttgaaagTTAGTATTTATATAGATGATTAGCCTAGAGCTCTAGATCATGTTGAAGTTTTATTGGAAATTACTTGcttaaaactatttattattattattattattattattaagttggcttgggaaagccaacttactgaaatcctatttaaacttattattattattcttcttatttttctggccgcaaattttttggacacctactcctcctagaccgttcaagctacatactccaaactcgggtcagatcttcatactgttctgacttagtgtgctatatcttttcagactggtttgagttacggttttcttaaaaattaatattaaaaatcataaaaagtcccatagactttcattgaccaaaagtccatgtctgtttgaactatg includes:
- the fgfrl1a gene encoding fibroblast growth factor receptor-like 1a; amino-acid sequence: MELFWMVFFIFDIIFLTDCARGPPRVAEKVAHRQTVRIGRTMKLQCPVEGDPPPLIMWTKDGRNIHSGWMRFRVLQQALRIKEVEAEDAGTFICKATNGFGSVNINYTLIVIDDSSAGREGARPAGETEYSTDLTGKLVRPRFTQPAKMRKRVIARPVGSSVRLKCTASGNPRPDIVWMKDSRPLTPEEVGEGRKKKWTLSLKNLTPEHSGKYTCHVSNRAGEINATYKVEVIQRTNSKPILTGTHPVNTTVDYGGTTSFQCKVRSDVKPVIQWLKRVEPGGESKYNSTIEVGDHRFVVLPTGEVWSRPDGSYLNKLLITRAKEEDAGMYICLGANTMGYSFRSAFLTVLPDPKPPFSPIPSVLPPSLPWPVIIGIPAGVVFILGTVLLWFCQSRKHCSSGAIISAQTLPNGHRQPPRDRALAAADKDCIGSVTYEEYLAQQQQQQLLLAQAAPKVYPKIYSDIHTHTHSHVDGKIHQHQHIHYQC